From Nitrospiraceae bacterium, a single genomic window includes:
- the pgsA gene encoding CDP-diacylglycerol--glycerol-3-phosphate 3-phosphatidyltransferase, with product MEEVYLNLPNSLTLLRILLIPVFVWFFSESSPDRALAAGLVFACAAFTDFLDGYLARKSGQITNLGKLLDPVADKLLVASGLILLVQFQRVAVWLAIVMIARELIVTGARVVAAKEGFVVPADSLGKFKVIGQIGGILCLILQGVWVQSEGPLAAIGTGLLYIALFFSLFSGWRYLMQIFKKISPQYW from the coding sequence ATGGAAGAAGTTTATCTCAATCTTCCTAATTCTCTTACTCTTTTGCGGATCCTGCTAATTCCTGTTTTTGTCTGGTTTTTCTCCGAATCAAGTCCTGACCGGGCACTGGCAGCCGGCCTGGTGTTTGCCTGTGCGGCTTTCACGGATTTTCTTGACGGATATTTGGCCAGAAAAAGTGGGCAGATAACCAATTTAGGGAAATTGCTGGATCCGGTTGCCGATAAACTCCTGGTGGCCTCTGGGCTGATTCTTCTTGTGCAATTTCAACGTGTTGCGGTGTGGTTGGCGATTGTGATGATTGCACGCGAATTGATTGTGACCGGAGCCAGGGTGGTCGCAGCGAAAGAGGGATTTGTGGTTCCAGCTGACTCTCTTGGAAAATTTAAAGTCATCGGCCAAATCGGAGGGATTCTATGCCTTATTCTCCAGGGCGTTTGGGTACAAAGTGAGGGCCCACTGGCTGCTATTGGAACCGGACTGTTGTACATAGCTTTGTTCTTCTCCTTATTTTCCGGCTGGCGATATCTCATGCAAATCTTTAAAAAAATTAGTCCCCAATATTGGTAG
- the plsY gene encoding glycerol-3-phosphate 1-O-acyltransferase PlsY produces MELYFLLGVIGAYLLGSIPFGLVSSRIFGTDDPRTHGSHNIGFTNVLRVSGKKVGIFTLIGDLGKGTVATGIAGFAGLPWIWILAIGFSVILGHVFSIFLGFKGGKGVATALGAIIGIHPLIGWLLVGVWLGAVSVFGYSSGGALLAFCVFPFLAYFLTYDFYFCLFALGVTVVIFFCHKENILRLSQGTESKMRLFSI; encoded by the coding sequence ATGGAACTGTATTTTTTATTAGGAGTGATCGGCGCTTATCTCTTAGGATCTATCCCGTTTGGCTTGGTCAGTTCTCGCATTTTCGGAACGGATGATCCACGCACACATGGGAGCCATAATATCGGTTTTACTAATGTTCTGAGAGTATCCGGCAAAAAAGTCGGAATCTTTACTTTAATTGGGGATTTAGGGAAAGGAACGGTTGCGACCGGCATTGCAGGCTTCGCCGGGCTTCCCTGGATCTGGATCCTTGCCATCGGCTTTTCAGTCATTCTTGGTCATGTTTTTTCTATTTTTTTAGGATTTAAAGGGGGAAAAGGTGTCGCCACAGCCTTAGGTGCCATTATTGGCATTCATCCGTTGATTGGATGGCTTCTTGTTGGTGTGTGGTTAGGAGCCGTATCGGTTTTTGGATATTCCTCAGGGGGAGCACTGCTGGCTTTTTGTGTGTTTCCATTCTTGGCTTATTTTCTGACGTACGACTTTTATTTTTGCCTTTTTGCTTTGGGAGTTACTGTGGTCATTTTTTTCTGCCACAAAGAAAACATTCTCCGTCTTAGCCAGGGAACCGAAAGCAAAATGAGACTATTTTCTATTTAA
- a CDS encoding trypsin-like peptidase domain-containing protein, which yields MNLGNASLILSLCGLLLYISPSPAVSQTAKELRGLQLLEDIQQAITSLAERVTPTVVNITPIREIAQGQGFQRRAPFSQGSGSGVIVREDGIIVTNNHVVGEDAREADVRLSDKSNMIARVIGRDKETDIAVLKIESDRKFPVAHFGDSNALKVGQWVLAVGNPMGLDRTVTLGVVSGIGRERLNLSRYENFIQTDAAINPGNSGGPLFNLQGEVIGINTAIIHMAQGIGFSIPADMVSRVVDQLVSQGRVVRGWLGVGIQSLTKELAEQFGIKEGRGVLVNEVYEHDPAHVAGIKPGDIIVSVDDSSVDSPNQLSRLVARVGPGENAKILVLRDGKELTFLVPMAERQEKSMLASLPLQKSEVTLGLDVQGLTAALAEQFELEETVGVLVTKVEPGGLANSEGIQEGDLINEVNRQTVRTVTQFSEEVAKVKPGQTILLRIIRKTRAFFIVIKTQP from the coding sequence ATGAATTTAGGGAATGCTTCACTCATATTATCATTGTGTGGCCTTCTGTTATATATCTCTCCGTCTCCCGCAGTTAGCCAGACAGCCAAAGAACTTAGAGGGCTACAACTTCTTGAAGATATCCAACAGGCCATCACCAGCCTGGCTGAACGGGTGACGCCCACCGTCGTCAATATTACACCAATTCGGGAAATCGCTCAGGGACAAGGCTTTCAGCGACGTGCGCCATTTTCTCAAGGGAGTGGCTCAGGCGTTATCGTGCGGGAGGATGGAATCATCGTAACCAACAATCATGTAGTTGGGGAAGACGCCAGGGAGGCAGATGTTCGGCTATCCGATAAGTCCAATATGATTGCCCGGGTCATTGGGCGTGACAAGGAAACCGATATAGCGGTCCTCAAAATTGAATCTGACCGGAAATTTCCAGTTGCTCATTTTGGGGACTCCAACGCCTTAAAAGTCGGACAATGGGTATTGGCTGTCGGAAATCCGATGGGACTAGACCGAACGGTGACCTTAGGCGTTGTGAGTGGTATTGGAAGGGAACGCCTCAATTTATCCCGGTATGAAAACTTCATTCAAACGGATGCTGCAATCAATCCTGGGAATTCAGGAGGGCCGCTCTTTAACCTGCAAGGTGAGGTGATCGGAATCAATACTGCCATAATCCATATGGCACAAGGCATAGGATTTTCCATTCCCGCCGATATGGTTTCGCGTGTGGTTGATCAACTGGTGTCACAGGGGCGAGTGGTTCGTGGGTGGCTTGGTGTCGGGATTCAATCTCTCACGAAAGAACTTGCGGAACAATTTGGGATTAAGGAAGGCCGTGGGGTTCTTGTCAACGAAGTTTACGAACACGATCCAGCCCATGTGGCCGGCATTAAACCAGGGGATATCATTGTGTCCGTAGACGACAGCTCGGTTGATTCGCCCAACCAACTGTCAAGACTGGTTGCGCGCGTGGGACCTGGTGAGAATGCCAAAATTCTGGTGTTACGGGACGGAAAAGAATTGACTTTCCTCGTGCCGATGGCGGAGAGGCAGGAAAAATCCATGTTAGCCTCACTCCCCTTACAAAAATCAGAAGTCACTTTAGGGCTTGATGTCCAAGGGCTTACCGCTGCACTCGCTGAGCAATTTGAATTAGAAGAAACCGTGGGAGTGCTTGTGACCAAAGTTGAACCCGGCGGTCTCGCAAACTCTGAAGGGATTCAAGAAGGAGATCTGATTAACGAGGTCAATCGGCAAACCGTCCGGACCGTCACACAGTTTTCCGAGGAAGTCGCCAAGGTGAAGCCGGGTCAAACTATTTTACTTCGAATTATTCGAAAGACAAGGGCATTTTTCATTGTGATCAAAACGCAGCCTTAA
- the fusA gene encoding elongation factor G, with the protein MSHESAPSIRNVVICSYPGAGKTTLCEALAFSTGIIPTMGTIPQGNTIGDFEPEEVQRHHSISSTICQFEWQGTKVNIIDTPGMSDYAFEVQSALRAVDGVVLVVGASTGLRSEIERVWDLVQEHELPCLLFINELDKERADYRSFLAECEKTLGFTGVPITIPVGEEATLTGVIDLISRNVISPVSGTPKVHQTEISPEHQPVANEFRRRAMEQVAETNDQLLEKYLTQGEISDEDLQDGLTLGTLERKLVPVLCGSAIRNIGTTSLFDAIRRYLPSPSDRSSLHPNVGLQPLTHDEGQRNSDPHDPFSAFVFKTTIDPFMGRLSFVRVLSGTLQADSGFYNASRQTKEKGGHLFFSLGKKHHQVHQVYAGDIAAIGKLKDTQTGDTICDERHSIIFPGLKIARPVMSYALEVKSKNEIDKVSLGLHKLVEEDPSLEFLRNEETKEMLLSGVGQSHIDATLDKLRRKYGVEVDLHMPKVPYKETIHRMAQAQGKYKKQTGGHGQYGDCWLQIEPLPRGAGFEFHNKIVGGVIPRNFIPAVEKGVIEALQHGIVAGFPIVDIRVTVYDGSHHPVDSSELAFKVAGSMALKHALEAAQSTILEPIMSVDVLVPDDLVGTVIGDLNSRRGRIQGMATKGHNQIVKAFVPLAEMLKYAPSLTSMTAGKGSYVMEFSGYEEVPKDCLNRIVEEHKKDKEAVSSH; encoded by the coding sequence ATGTCACACGAATCGGCCCCATCCATCCGTAACGTGGTCATCTGTTCCTACCCTGGAGCAGGGAAGACCACCCTGTGTGAAGCACTGGCCTTTTCCACGGGAATCATCCCGACCATGGGGACCATTCCTCAGGGAAACACCATTGGTGATTTTGAACCTGAAGAGGTCCAAAGGCACCATTCAATCAGTTCGACCATCTGCCAGTTCGAATGGCAGGGTACAAAAGTCAATATTATTGATACACCGGGGATGAGCGATTATGCCTTTGAGGTTCAATCCGCTCTCAGGGCGGTGGATGGCGTGGTGCTGGTTGTCGGGGCCAGTACAGGGCTACGGTCAGAAATCGAACGAGTCTGGGACCTTGTTCAGGAACACGAACTTCCCTGTCTCCTGTTTATAAATGAACTGGATAAAGAACGGGCGGACTATCGCTCCTTTCTGGCAGAGTGTGAAAAAACATTGGGATTTACCGGAGTCCCCATCACCATTCCTGTCGGAGAGGAAGCCACGCTAACTGGTGTCATTGATCTCATTTCGAGGAATGTCATAAGTCCGGTTTCCGGCACGCCCAAAGTCCATCAAACGGAGATTTCCCCAGAGCACCAACCAGTTGCAAATGAATTCCGGCGCCGAGCTATGGAACAGGTGGCAGAAACGAATGATCAATTGTTGGAAAAATATCTTACCCAGGGTGAGATCTCAGATGAAGATTTACAGGATGGATTGACGCTCGGCACATTAGAGCGGAAGCTTGTGCCGGTGTTGTGCGGATCTGCTATTCGCAATATTGGAACCACAAGCCTGTTCGATGCGATACGACGATATCTTCCGTCTCCTTCAGATCGTTCCAGTCTCCATCCCAATGTCGGCCTGCAACCTCTGACGCATGACGAAGGTCAACGAAATTCTGATCCACATGATCCGTTTTCAGCTTTCGTCTTTAAAACCACCATCGATCCATTTATGGGGCGTCTATCATTTGTACGGGTGTTGTCAGGGACTTTACAGGCCGATTCAGGGTTTTATAATGCCTCCCGGCAGACTAAGGAGAAGGGTGGGCATCTCTTTTTCTCCCTGGGCAAAAAACATCACCAGGTTCATCAGGTCTATGCCGGAGATATTGCGGCCATCGGTAAATTAAAGGATACCCAAACCGGCGACACTATTTGCGATGAACGACATTCCATTATATTCCCCGGACTGAAAATAGCGCGGCCGGTCATGTCGTATGCCTTGGAGGTAAAAAGCAAGAATGAGATTGACAAGGTCAGTTTAGGTCTTCACAAGTTGGTTGAAGAAGATCCGTCTCTCGAATTTCTTAGGAATGAAGAGACAAAAGAAATGCTGTTAAGTGGGGTAGGGCAGAGCCACATCGATGCCACCTTAGACAAACTGAGGCGAAAGTATGGAGTTGAAGTGGACTTGCACATGCCGAAAGTGCCCTATAAGGAAACGATCCATCGTATGGCTCAGGCCCAAGGAAAATATAAAAAACAAACCGGTGGGCATGGACAATATGGGGATTGTTGGTTACAAATTGAGCCGCTTCCCCGAGGGGCTGGGTTTGAATTTCACAACAAAATTGTGGGTGGCGTCATACCACGGAATTTCATCCCGGCAGTGGAAAAGGGTGTGATTGAAGCCCTGCAGCATGGGATTGTTGCTGGGTTTCCCATCGTGGATATTCGTGTGACTGTCTATGATGGATCTCATCATCCCGTTGATTCTTCGGAGTTGGCCTTTAAAGTGGCCGGATCAATGGCCCTCAAGCATGCTCTGGAAGCCGCTCAAAGCACGATTCTTGAGCCTATCATGTCAGTAGATGTTCTAGTCCCTGATGATTTGGTGGGAACCGTGATTGGAGATCTTAACTCGCGCCGTGGACGCATACAGGGAATGGCGACTAAGGGTCACAATCAAATTGTGAAAGCCTTTGTGCCGCTGGCGGAAATGCTGAAGTATGCTCCCTCCTTGACATCCATGACGGCTGGAAAGGGTAGTTATGTGATGGAATTTTCAGGTTACGAGGAGGTACCGAAGGATTGTCTGAACCGTATTGTGGAAGAACATAAAAAAGACAAGGAAGCCGTTTCGTCTCACTGA